The DNA window TGGCGGCGCAGCTGACGGACGAGCTGTTTCCCGTCGAGGCGGACCAGGTGCTGCTGACGCATGGCGCCAGCCATGCGTTCGACCTGATCCTGCGCACGCTGACGCGGCCCGGCGACACCGTGTTCGTCGAAGACCCGGGCTACAGCAACCTGCTGTCGCTGATCCGCCACCACGGCTGCAACGCGGTCGGCATCCCGCGCGGCGAGCATGGCCTCGATCTGGACGCGCTGGCCACCCAGGCGCGCCAGGCGCAGCCCAAGCTCATGTTCGTCAACACGGTGCTGCAAAACCCCTTGGGCACGTCGCTGTCGCAGGCGCAGGCGCACCGGCTGCTGGCATTGGCCGAGCAGTTCGACTTCTGGCTCGTCGAGGACGATATCTACCGCGACCTGGCCGGCAGGGGCGAAGCATCGCTGGCGGCGATGGATGGCCTGCGCCGCGTGATCCGCGTGGGCAGTTTTTCCAAGACGCTGTCGCCGGTGCTGCGCGTGGGGTCGATCTGCGCGTCCGGCTCGCTGATGCCCGAACTGGTGCGGGTGAAGATGCTGACGGGGCTGACGACGTCGGAAGTCAACGAGCGCGCCGTCTACCACGCGGTCACGGGTCGCGCCTACCGCAGGATGGTCGACAGGCTCGTGGCGCAGCTCGACGCCGGCCGCGAACGCACGATCGAGGCGCTGGCGGAAGTGGGCATGGAACCGGTGGCGCGGCCGCGCGGCGGCATGTTCGTTTCCGCCGGCTGGAACGTGGCGCCGACGCCGGAACACAATGCCCGCAGCATCGCCGATGCCGCGCTGCGTGCCGGCATCCTGCTGTCGCCGGACGAATTCTTCCTGCTGCGGCCCAGTACCACGATCTGGTTCCGATTCAATGTGGCGTATGCGCACGATCCCGTGCTGCGCGCCTTTTTGCACTCCGCACTCAAGCGCCCCATAGTCCAACGTTCCGCATCGAGCATCCCTTAAGGAGACCGCCATGGCCGGCAAGAACGAAGTCCGCACCGGCGCCGCCTCGCGCCGCATGCAGAACCGCGACCGGGTCGAGGCGGACATCGCCGCCGTGGCCGTGCGCGTGTTCGCCGAATGCGGCTACGAGGGCACGTCGGTCGCGGCGATCGCGGAAGGCGCCGGATTGTCGAAGCAGAACCTGATGTACTACTTCCCCACCAAGCTGGAGCTGTACCGCCGCGTGCTGGATGGCGTGCTGGATGACTGGCTGGAGCGCATGTCCAGCCTGGCCCGGACAAGCGACGAGGATGCGCCGGCCGATGTGCTACGCGCCTATGTGCAGGCGAAACTGCGCTTTTCGCGCGAGCAGCCCTATGCGTCGCGCGTGTATGCGATGGAGGTGATCGGCGGTGCGCAGCTGTATGGCGAGCAGATCAGGGAGCGCGTGGTGCCGGTGCTGAAACGCGACATCGAGGTCTTCGAACGGTGGATCGCCACCGGCCGCATGGCGCCCGTCAACGCCACGCACCTGCTGTTCGCGATCTGGGCGATGACGCAGTCCTATGCCGACTTCGCTCCGCAGATGGCGCTGGTGCTGGGCCGGCGCCAGTTGCTGAAGAAGGATTACGACGAGGCCGAGGAAACGATCCTGGCGCTCGTGCTGGCGACCACGCGTGCCGCCGGCTGAAGCGTGCCAGGCGTGGCAAGGGTGCCAGGCGTGCATTTCCCCACCCTTGCCACCCTGGTCAGCGTTTGAAGCACTCCCGGCGGCGGACGTGGCCGACGCCGAACATGGCCAGGCCGGCCATGATCATCGCGACCTCCGTCGGTTCAGGTACCGGGGACAGCAGGTCGACGTTGCCGGCGAACGGCTGCACGTGCACCTGCGCCTGCAGGTTCAGTGCGCGGGCGAACAGGCCGCCTTCGATGTCGCGGGTATTCGTCACCAGCGCATCGGTGGCCAGCACGGAACCGCCGAACTGGGTGCCGATCGCCACGTTCGTGGCATCGTGGAAGTT is part of the Pseudoduganella lutea genome and encodes:
- a CDS encoding TetR/AcrR family transcriptional regulator; translation: MAGKNEVRTGAASRRMQNRDRVEADIAAVAVRVFAECGYEGTSVAAIAEGAGLSKQNLMYYFPTKLELYRRVLDGVLDDWLERMSSLARTSDEDAPADVLRAYVQAKLRFSREQPYASRVYAMEVIGGAQLYGEQIRERVVPVLKRDIEVFERWIATGRMAPVNATHLLFAIWAMTQSYADFAPQMALVLGRRQLLKKDYDEAEETILALVLATTRAAG
- a CDS encoding aminotransferase-like domain-containing protein; the encoded protein is MVPRRQFAEEAPGAVAWPAIVIERASKGSLVDKIVAVLTAMISGKALGIGTKMPSVRQFAKCNGVSTFTVVEAYDRLVNLGLLSSRRGSGYYVARHDIASQLPPAAVAGPVTVDALTSDLYSGVSDALPVGAGWLPPEWYGEDTILDAVRHAMRIPANRLRGYGHPLGFPALRQHVAAQLTDELFPVEADQVLLTHGASHAFDLILRTLTRPGDTVFVEDPGYSNLLSLIRHHGCNAVGIPRGEHGLDLDALATQARQAQPKLMFVNTVLQNPLGTSLSQAQAHRLLALAEQFDFWLVEDDIYRDLAGRGEASLAAMDGLRRVIRVGSFSKTLSPVLRVGSICASGSLMPELVRVKMLTGLTTSEVNERAVYHAVTGRAYRRMVDRLVAQLDAGRERTIEALAEVGMEPVARPRGGMFVSAGWNVAPTPEHNARSIADAALRAGILLSPDEFFLLRPSTTIWFRFNVAYAHDPVLRAFLHSALKRPIVQRSASSIP